AGAGTAGGACAAGACTACAATAATACAGATGATGTTCTAGAAAATGAATTCACCTTTATCGAATTTGATATTCATAACATCATAGACAAGCCTGTAATAACATACGCCAGCCTACGGATGGATATTTTTCAACCATCAACCTATAATGCAGGATATGATTTAACAACCTATTGTAATTACAGTGATCAGTGTCAGATAGCTATAAATAATGTACCGGAAACGACATCATACGATGAAATAACGGGTCAAAATATACCGATAATTGATGATAATATAGCTGACTATATTACATTAGAACAAAATGTTACTGATGAATATTTGAAAGATAATAATGGTGACTATGTAAAAGATCAGAATGGTAATTTAATTGATGTAGTTGACTATGAATGGGATATTACAAAACTTGTTCAGGAATGGAGCACTAACAACCAGAATACGGGGGTCATACAGCTATCTCTTATCAATAGAAATGTTATATCAGGTCACGATTATGTTGATTTTGAATCATCTAATGATTATTCAGGAACAAGTCCTCAATTATTAGTTGGATATGTGGATCAATCAGGAATCAAAGATTATTGGTCATATCATAACCAATCAACTGGTGGGGCAGGCACAGGCTTTACGAATGACTTCACAGGTAACTTAACATTTGTTCATAATGATTATGCTGGATTCGGAGAGTTATTTACGTTTAGTATCGGACATATATATGATTTAAAAAATAAAGATTCAAATATTGGATATGGGAATGGCTGGCGAACGAATTTTAATTATCAATTTAAATATGACGAAGAGATAGACATGTATGTACAAACGAATCCAGATGGTGGTACGATTTATTATGACGAATTTATCTGTGACACTTTTAAAGAAACAGAAAATTATGAAGCGTGTTACTATGCTGAAGATGGTTCTCAAAATATAATAGGTGTCAAAACAGACACTTATGGTAAAAAGAGATTAGAATTGCACGCTTCTGGTGTAATAACAAAAATTACGCTCTATGAAGATGGTTCTCTAAAATATGTTACGTTATCAGATAAACAGTCTGATGATACGGTTACAGCATCTTTTATAGAAGGAACGAATCAAGTAGAGAAGGTTGTCGATAAGCATGGTAATCAAGCAATCTTTAAGTATGAAAATGGTCAACTAGAACGAATTGTCATATTACGAGAAAATGCTAGTAATAGCGCAAAAGTATTTAAAACAATCTACTTTAGATACAATGACACAACTAACAATTTGAAAAAAATAATTCATGTACCATCAGGAACAACGGAAATAAGTACAGATTTAAGCTATACATATAACTATGATACATACAATAGATTAAAAGATATAAAGGGGAAGTATGACAACGGTATTACCTACTCATATAACACCAAGCACCAAGTTACGTCAATAGAAGAATATGGTCTAGATGCTTACAATAATAGAAAAGTAATTTCGGACTTGTCAATTAAATATGATTTTAAAAAGACAACGTTTACAGATTTTCGTGGTGACTTTATAACTTATACTTTTGATAATTACGGTCATTCGATAAACTTATTAGATAGTCATGGTAATGCAATGTTTTATAAGTACTATAATTTATTCAACAATAGCAGGTCGTATATTAATTACAACTTAAATCACAAATTAATTTCAAAGTCACTTCCACAGAAAAATATAGAAAGCTCAGAATTTACTGATCCGAGAAATAACCTATTGATTAATAATTCTTTTGAAAGTTCAAGTTGGAGTGACACTTATTATGGTGTATCAAGAGTAATTAATGAGACAAAGCAAGGCAGTTTGGAACGGGATATATTAGGTGCGTATGCCTTGAAACTTGAAGGTCACGGTACCATCAATAGTATAGCAAAACAAACGATCGATAAAACCGGTGTTCCCGGTGACACGTATACATTTGGCGGTTGGGCTAAGGGAAAGGTCCCTCCTATCAATAGTCACTCTGAGAAAAAGTTTAAAATTAAAGTGACATTAAAAGAAAATGGTAATGAGACTGAAAGTTTTGATTTACATTTTAATACCAATATAGAAGATTGGCAATATTTAATGACGTCATTCAAAGCAACAAAATCGTACGATCGTATTGTATTTGAACTCATTTACATGAATGAAAACTATGTTTTATTTGATCATTTACAATTATATCAAGAGGCCTTTGGAACAACATTCTCATATAGAGATGCTGATCTAAATGATACCAGTGTTGATGCAGAAGAAAAAACAGGTAACTTAGAATCAATTTATAATCCACTATTCGGTAATCTAGCAGTAGATTATGATAACGAAGACCCTGATCAAGTAGAGACAATTACCGATGAAAAAGACCGAGTAGCTAGAGTGAATTATGATACAGATGGTAAAGTAACATCTATGATATCTAAGCATAACACTAAAACTAGCTTTGAGTACACTACCAGTGGCTTAATGAATCGGGTTGTAATGGGTGATGAACAATATGGTAATTGGTTTAGTACATCAACTACTTATGATCATAATGATCAATTTATTGATACTACTACTGATGAGTATGGGAATACTGTTGATTATGAGTTTGACCCTGTAACTGGATTATTGAATGCCTTTACAAATCAATCAGATGTTGTAACCGATTATGAATATGACGACTATGGTCGTCTAAAATCTGTTTCATCAGGTGGAAAAGAAAACGAGTATTATTATAACGAAGGAAAACTAGAAGAGATCAGAATTCCTGACCCTAAAAACGCAGGGAGTTATCATTTAATTTATTCATTTGACTATGATGATTTTGGAAAAGTAAAACACGTTTATGCAAATGATGTTATACTAATGTCGTATGACTATGAAAGTATTGACAAAGATCGTGATGGCACTACGGATTATTATACAGGACGAGTAAAAGGCCAGACGTATGGTAATGGTGATGCGATAGAGTTTGACTATAATAATGAAGGACAAATTACAGGTATTTACTACACTAATGATGAAGTAAGAACTAAACGTTTTTCATATTCTTATAATCATCTAGGAAAAATTGATCATTATACAGATTATGAGACAAATGAAACGATCACATACCGATATGACCATACAGGTAGATTAACATCATTTTCTAACAACGAGGATAATAACGTATCGTATTGGTATGATGTTGATGGAAATATGAATCGCTCTAGTAATACAATAGAAGGTGAAAATAGGGTCACGGATTTTAATACTAGTGAAGCTACAGCCTTATATGATTCAACTGTATACACAACGGTCAGAGGGTCAACAATCACTAAAGATTATCAATACTCAACGAATTCATTAAAACGACTTCAGGAAATTAATTTAGTGTTTAATAGTAATGAAATTTCGAAACGGTTAAGTTATGATGATGATCAAGTAGTAAACGGTAATGCATCAACACGAATAGATGGTATTCGATATGATTTTAGTACTTCAGATTCTTTAGATGATCTTATTTATCGATACAACTATGATTCTAATGGTAATATTGCCTTAATTAAAGTAGGAAAACAGGTTACGAAATATCGAGAAGTAGAGACTGATTTGTGTTTTATCGGTCCAGATGGTACAGAGGAATGTGCAACTGAAACACAATCATACACAGCAACGGTTTGGTTAGATCAATATCAATACGAGTATGATTCACTTAACCAATTAATTAGAGAAGATATCAGCCTAACTGGTTTAGAAGATTCTACAACTATCTATGAATATGATCATCACGCAAATTTAACATCTAAGATTATTTATGAATATCAACCAGATGTTTTAAAAGAAAATCTTACTGTTAGTACTCGAATAAAAGAATTCACTTATTCATATAAAACAGATGAAGATGTACTAAATGATGGATGGAAAGATCAATTAAAAAGTGTATCTGTAACCGATTATTCTAACTCAAGTAATAATGAATCATACAGCATGACTTATGATCACCAAGGGAATCCGGAAACCTATAAAAATTATGACCTTGAGTGGTTTGGTCGTCAACTTGAAACGATCAAGATAAAGGATACAAGCACGACCTATGCATCTTACAAGTACAACGATAGTGGATACCGGACAAGTAAGACCGTAGGGAATGTCACTACAAACTATTTTCTAGAAGGAGACAGCGTCTTATATGAATCGGATGGTTCGTATGAAATTTATTTTACGTATGATGTAGATGGTCAATTAATTAGTTTTTACTATGATGAGAATAAAGATGATCATGTAAGAGGCCATGAGTATTATTATATTCGTAATATACAGGGAGATATTGTAAAAATTGTTGACGAATCAGGTGACATCTTAGTAGAATATAAGTATGATGCGTGGGGTAATATCCTTGAAACCGTTGATAATACCGATTTTGATCTAGCAAAAATGAATCCATACCGTTATAGAGGCTATCGTTATGACGAGGAGACAGGATGGTACTACCTGAATAGTCGTTATTATAATCCTGAGATTGGTCGGTTTATTAATGCGGATGGGTTATTAGGACAAACTGGTGACTTGCTTGGGCATAATCTATATGCCTATTGTCAGAATAATCCTGTGATGTTGTATGATCCTAGTGGAGAAATAGCAATTACCACTATTATCCTAGCTACAGCTATTATAGCAGGAGTAGGTGCATTTGGTTATACAGCTCATCAATCATATCAAGAAACTGGAAAGGTTGATTGGACTGCTGCAACATTAAATGGTCTTACAACAGGTATGGCAGTATACAGTGTAGGTATGTTAGGATACCATGTCTATTTTTGGGGAGTAGTCAGTTTAGGGTATGTACCCGTTACAGGATTCACTAGTGGTGGTGGCTTAATCTATTATTCTGGTTATACATCACAGCAGTTTCCTACTAATCCGAAGGATTTTAATCCAAAAGGGTTAACTAAAAACCCATATAACAATGGGAAGATTATTAAATGGCAAGAAAATCGAAAAGGGAAAGCAGTTTTTGAATGGAACTATAAACATGGACCAAATCAATCTGACCATTACCATATTACACCTGACGGTAAATCAAGATTAGTACATCCGTTGACAGGAGATACACATATCTATCCGGGTGATCCAATACCAATAGAATTTCACAAATATTTTACAGGGAGGTAAACCCATATGAAGTCTTTAGAATTAAGTAATAATATTAATCGTATAGAAGAATTTATATTACCTGATAGCGAAATAGGAATTATACAAATAGATTATACAAATCATAATGTAGTTATACCAATGAAGATAATTGAACCTAGATTCAAAGTAATTGAAAAAAAACTATCCTTCGAAAATGTGAAAAAATTTAATATTGAAATACTAGAACCATGGGGAGAAGGAATATATATAAATAACTATTCATATAAAATTGAAGTCATAAATAATGAGGAGTTTATAAGTATATCCATTATTCTAAATTCCGGTGATAAAATTGTCATCACTTCTAAAAGATTAAGTTTTCTTGATAATTAACATAATATATTTATAGATTATCAATTCTCAACAAATTCGTTAAAATGACTGCAGGAAATTAATCTATTATTTGATCATAATGAATTTCACAACAGTTTAGTTATGATGATGATCAAGTAGTAAACGGGAATACATCAACACGAGTCGATAGTATTCGTTATGATTTTAGTAAATCTGATACATTAGATGATTTGATATATAAGTATACATATGATTCAGATGGGAACATCGAACGAATAAAAGTAGGTAAAAATGTTAGAAAGCAACGTACAGTCAAAACTGACTTGTGTATTACCGGTCCTGATGGAACTGAAGAATGCATAAAAAAAATTCAATATTACACAGCAACGGTATGGTTAGATCAATATGAATACGAGTATGATTCTCTAAACCAATTAATTAGAGAAGATATCAGTCTAACAGGTGCAGAAGATTCCACAACGATCTATGAGTATGATCATCACGCTAATTTAACATCAAAAATAATCTATGAATATCAACCACATGTTTTAAAAGAAAACCTTACTAATAATACTCGAATAAAAGAATTCACTTATGTATATAAAACAGATGAAGATGTACAAAATGGTGGATGGAAAGATCAATTAAAAAGTGTAACAGTAACCGAATATTCTAACTCAAGTAATAATGAATCATACAGCATGACATATGATCACCAAGGGAACCCAGAAACCTATAAAGATTATGACCTTGAATGGTTTGGTCGTCAACTTGAAACGATTAAGATAAAGGATACAAGTACGACCTATGTATCTTACAAGTATAATGATAGTGGTTTCCGTACAAGTAAGACAGTAGGGAATGTCACTACAAACTATTTTCTAGAAGGAGACAGCGTCTTATATGAATCGGATGGTTCGTATGAAATTTATTTTACGTATGATGTAGATGGTCAATTAATTAGTTTTTACTATGATGAGAATAAAGACGATCATGTAAGAGGCCATGAGTATTATTATATTCGTAATATACAGGGAGATATTGTAAAGATTGTTGACGACTCTGGTGACGTTTTAGTAGAATATAAGTATGATGCGTGGGGTAATATTCTTGATACCGTTGATAATACCGATTTTGATCTAGCAAAAATGAATCCATACCGTTATAGAGGCTATCATTATGATGAAGAGACAGGCTGGTACTATCTGAACAGTCGTTATTATAATCCTGAAATTGGACGTTTTATTAATGCGGATGATTCACAAATTTTATTAATGACTCGGGGAGAAGTATTAAGCCATAATTTATATGCTTATAGTATGAATAATCCAGTAATGATGGTTGATCCTAGTGGATACTGGCCAAATTGGAACAATATTGGAGAAGGAATAGGGTTGGTTATATTAGGGGTAGGAGCCGTAGCTGTAGGTGTTGCAACTTTACCTTTTGGAGGAGGACTTACTGTTGTAGCAGGTGTTACAATTTTAGCAGGAGTTGGAACAACTGCATTTGGATTAGCAGAAATAGGAGAAGGATTAACTGATTACAATGTTATTCGCGATACTGTTTTTAATGGAGATCAAAGCAATTATGATTTAACAAAAGATATTTTTCAATATACAGCAATAGTAGGTAGTACGATTTGTAGTGCATATGGAATATCTCACACATCAGTCATAAATACAAGATCTACACCAAGGACACATAATGCAAATTCTGCTGTTTTTAATAGACAATCGAACGTTTTAACATATTATGGTAAAAATGCTAAAATGAAATATTCTGTTGGCTTTTTTGAGAAAGGACACCAGTGGATTCATTGGTATACAGAGTTACGACATAGCAAGCCTATCAACAATGTATTAAAGTTTATTTGGGAAATGGCAAAGAGAGGATTTTAAATATGGAGTGGCAAGAGTTTTTAGATAGATATGTAAATAACCATGAAGAATTTGTTTTCAAATATAAGGATATTAAAATTGAGTTGCTTTATGCCCCAAAGGGAGATGGATTTTCAGTATATTTAGTAAAAAATAAAAAAGTTATAGATGAAAAGATATATTCTCTCCCTCAAAAATTATTAAGTGATTTCAAAATAAATGGGAAATTGATAATCGATATTTGGGATGATTTAGAGTGGAAATAATAAGTTAAATATATTGTTCTGTTGTAGTTTATGGTACAACACATATCAATTCAGTACCGAGAACTACCTCTAGAACGGGAAATCCTTATTTAAAAGAAAAGATAAAAATATTTGTTCCAATTTATTTTTAGAAAAATGGACTGGTACAGCGATATAGAATTATTTATTTATCATGATAATTGTATACAACTAAGTTCTACATATGCAGTTTTATTTTTCGTTCATTCTTGACCGCGTAGTAATATTTATATATAATATAGTAAGAATGTTACAATGTACAGCAAGGAGGTAAGGTTATGAATATTCGTCCATCAGCTGCGATTAGACAAAACTACAATGATATAGCAGAAATATGTAAAAAAACGGGAGAACCAGTCTTTTTAACGAAAAATGGTGAAGGTGATCTTGTAGTAATGGATATTAAATCTTTCAATCGTAGAGAAAAAATGTTGAAATTTCGAGAAGAATTACTTACAGTAGAAGAAAATAGATTACATGGTGAAGAAGGGTACTCAATTAATGAAGCGGCATCTTTAATGCGACATGCAATTAAGGAGACAAATAATGGAACAAGTAAATAATAATTACACGGTTATGATATCTAAGCGAGCTACTCAAATGCTTGTTAATCATGCAATCTTTTTGTCACAAGTCAATGAAGATGCTGCAGAGCATCTGGTTATATCCTTTGAAAATGCTTCAAAAACTCTTGAACAAATGCCACAAAGATGCCCTTGGTTAATAGGTGAGTTTATTCCACGTAATGTTTATCGTTATTTGATATTTGAGAAACGTTATATGTTAATTTATCAAATTAAAGATAACAAAGTATATGTTGATTATGTACTGGATTGCCGACAGGATTACGAGTGGTTATTTCAATAAAAAAAGCTCAATCTTTTTCATATTAACTATAGTATTAATAATAAGTGATAAGATCGTTATGATGTAAAATATTATAATTATATTTAAATGTAGTGTGGTTTAATTGTTAATAATCCACACTGCATTTTTTTGTACTTTTATTTTAATGATAAATGATAAGTATAATATGATCATTTTATCAATGGTAATATTGCTTTTATCAGACATGGTTATACAAGTTTCAGATACCAGTAGGTTTATTAACTCCGTTACCGTTGATAAAGGCGTCTTCTTCAGCTCTACTAAATCTATTGGTAAGATACTAATATCTAACTGAATCTGTAACAAATGCTTATTTTAATGTTGTTAAATTTATCAACTTGTATGAGTTACCTCTTTAATTGTATCAGAGCTTTCAGGTATGGCATATTCATTTCCTACCCAATCTGCTTGTTTGACTAAATAAGAGAAAGACTTGGATATGGATAAGTAATAAATAGTTAGATGAAGTATTCAATAAATATAAAATACATTTCATTAGGAGAGTTATTTCATGATTTAGAAAAACGGTTGAAATTAATCTAAATCATTTGATAAAATCATAGAACCGCTGTTTGAATTATCTTCTTCAGTACCAAAATAATTCATATATATGATAAAATGGTTAATAATACAGGAAATGTCAAAATAGGATGAACGACAACATGAGGAGGACGAATATGAGTTTTAAACGTAGGAAAGTATTAATCATAGGATCAGGGTTTACAAGGGCTACAACTGCCTATATGATTGCAGAAAAGGAATTAGCAGATGTAGTATTAGTTGATATCCCAGATATGGAAAAACCGACACAAGGAAATGCCCTAGACATGTTAGAAGCAAGTCCTGTAATGCGTTTTGATGCTGGTGTTAAGGTGATAGCGGATTATAAGGATACAGAAGATTCAGAATTGGTCAGTATTACAATTGATGTAGCTGTGGGGGGGTTCTCTACGTGATTCATCTTTTCTTAATCAAACTTATTATTAAACTCTTTAAGGAGGATTAGGGGTTTCTTATTTTTGTAGTTAGTTAGTCATGGATTATTGATTCTAGAAAAAATCAACGACATAGATCATAAAGGATAAGATTTCTTACAGATATCAAACTGATATTATCTGTGGAAAACTTTATAACGTACTCAATCTGATATTCTTAAAATTAAATAGACTAGAAGGAGATATAATAATGAGAAAATATGTGTACTTGTTTTTATTCGTGTGCCTAATAGTGTTTATGTTATTTTTATACAATGATTTTCATCGCTATAATGCAAAAGCAGACCTGGTTCCTGTCATCAATGAGAGTGTCTGTTACTACTCAACGGAAAGTGAACAGGATGCTTGTAACGAGCGTACGCTCAGATTTGTAACCCTATTCTCATCAAAGAAGTCATTAGCTCATGTGAAAGATTATTATGAGAATAAGGGGCAACAAAATTTATACGGTAAGCTAAATACAGCGCCTAAACGTGATTATGTAGAATTAAAGAATAATACATTATCATTCCTTTACACTAAGAATAATGATGGACCAATTCGTTTTGTAGACCTTATATATAGTTATAGAAAAACAGAGATAAATAATAATTTAAATTATTACTTCTTTGAAAGCCGAATCAAAACAAATCCGGATTGGAACATAGGTGATACACTCAAATATAATAAGATCGTTATTGACGAGAAAACTTACAATGTTGGTTCACATATATATAAATTAGTGAACAATGATCAACCGTTATCATTAGACGACCATATAGAGAGGGCACAA
This Haloplasma contractile SSD-17B DNA region includes the following protein-coding sequences:
- a CDS encoding type II toxin-antitoxin system Phd/YefM family antitoxin — encoded protein: MNIRPSAAIRQNYNDIAEICKKTGEPVFLTKNGEGDLVVMDIKSFNRREKMLKFREELLTVEENRLHGEEGYSINEAASLMRHAIKETNNGTSK
- a CDS encoding RHS repeat-associated core domain-containing protein, which translates into the protein MIYKYTYDSDGNIERIKVGKNVRKQRTVKTDLCITGPDGTEECIKKIQYYTATVWLDQYEYEYDSLNQLIREDISLTGAEDSTTIYEYDHHANLTSKIIYEYQPHVLKENLTNNTRIKEFTYVYKTDEDVQNGGWKDQLKSVTVTEYSNSSNNESYSMTYDHQGNPETYKDYDLEWFGRQLETIKIKDTSTTYVSYKYNDSGFRTSKTVGNVTTNYFLEGDSVLYESDGSYEIYFTYDVDGQLISFYYDENKDDHVRGHEYYYIRNIQGDIVKIVDDSGDVLVEYKYDAWGNILDTVDNTDFDLAKMNPYRYRGYHYDEETGWYYLNSRYYNPEIGRFINADDSQILLMTRGEVLSHNLYAYSMNNPVMMVDPSGYWPNWNNIGEGIGLVILGVGAVAVGVATLPFGGGLTVVAGVTILAGVGTTAFGLAEIGEGLTDYNVIRDTVFNGDQSNYDLTKDIFQYTAIVGSTICSAYGISHTSVINTRSTPRTHNANSAVFNRQSNVLTYYGKNAKMKYSVGFFEKGHQWIHWYTELRHSKPINNVLKFIWEMAKRGF
- a CDS encoding RHS repeat-associated core domain-containing protein, yielding MKRLLKKKITIRNIWLIKKLTVKPLVLVLVASMLWTSGPFTNFFDAKAEDEVTSQEQAKLNKDNNNSENRTTHDMSNVPLQKEEVGKREKYKKTFRKIDGTYEVAVYKDAIHYYEDNMWKEIDNRLSLNEHTQEYENSKNSYKIKLPKKLNENKKIKLKTGDYHLDWAFEGINRTEIHVTEQQALESNNLRVVNHINQRVLYKDIYNQVDLEYIIKGDKIKENIILNEYQENISFTLELSTKNLELIQENDDTYFVDKNGNVIFDLGSYYMVDSNQVYSSDLDIEVSKKNKKYQLVITPSQDWLTAPNRKYPVIIDPTIDISNSLVYDNEEILQNHLIRDKVIMDYGDGYYDDAILRVGQDYNNTDDVLENEFTFIEFDIHNIIDKPVITYASLRMDIFQPSTYNAGYDLTTYCNYSDQCQIAINNVPETTSYDEITGQNIPIIDDNIADYITLEQNVTDEYLKDNNGDYVKDQNGNLIDVVDYEWDITKLVQEWSTNNQNTGVIQLSLINRNVISGHDYVDFESSNDYSGTSPQLLVGYVDQSGIKDYWSYHNQSTGGAGTGFTNDFTGNLTFVHNDYAGFGELFTFSIGHIYDLKNKDSNIGYGNGWRTNFNYQFKYDEEIDMYVQTNPDGGTIYYDEFICDTFKETENYEACYYAEDGSQNIIGVKTDTYGKKRLELHASGVITKITLYEDGSLKYVTLSDKQSDDTVTASFIEGTNQVEKVVDKHGNQAIFKYENGQLERIVILRENASNSAKVFKTIYFRYNDTTNNLKKIIHVPSGTTEISTDLSYTYNYDTYNRLKDIKGKYDNGITYSYNTKHQVTSIEEYGLDAYNNRKVISDLSIKYDFKKTTFTDFRGDFITYTFDNYGHSINLLDSHGNAMFYKYYNLFNNSRSYINYNLNHKLISKSLPQKNIESSEFTDPRNNLLINNSFESSSWSDTYYGVSRVINETKQGSLERDILGAYALKLEGHGTINSIAKQTIDKTGVPGDTYTFGGWAKGKVPPINSHSEKKFKIKVTLKENGNETESFDLHFNTNIEDWQYLMTSFKATKSYDRIVFELIYMNENYVLFDHLQLYQEAFGTTFSYRDADLNDTSVDAEEKTGNLESIYNPLFGNLAVDYDNEDPDQVETITDEKDRVARVNYDTDGKVTSMISKHNTKTSFEYTTSGLMNRVVMGDEQYGNWFSTSTTYDHNDQFIDTTTDEYGNTVDYEFDPVTGLLNAFTNQSDVVTDYEYDDYGRLKSVSSGGKENEYYYNEGKLEEIRIPDPKNAGSYHLIYSFDYDDFGKVKHVYANDVILMSYDYESIDKDRDGTTDYYTGRVKGQTYGNGDAIEFDYNNEGQITGIYYTNDEVRTKRFSYSYNHLGKIDHYTDYETNETITYRYDHTGRLTSFSNNEDNNVSYWYDVDGNMNRSSNTIEGENRVTDFNTSEATALYDSTVYTTVRGSTITKDYQYSTNSLKRLQEINLVFNSNEISKRLSYDDDQVVNGNASTRIDGIRYDFSTSDSLDDLIYRYNYDSNGNIALIKVGKQVTKYREVETDLCFIGPDGTEECATETQSYTATVWLDQYQYEYDSLNQLIREDISLTGLEDSTTIYEYDHHANLTSKIIYEYQPDVLKENLTVSTRIKEFTYSYKTDEDVLNDGWKDQLKSVSVTDYSNSSNNESYSMTYDHQGNPETYKNYDLEWFGRQLETIKIKDTSTTYASYKYNDSGYRTSKTVGNVTTNYFLEGDSVLYESDGSYEIYFTYDVDGQLISFYYDENKDDHVRGHEYYYIRNIQGDIVKIVDESGDILVEYKYDAWGNILETVDNTDFDLAKMNPYRYRGYRYDEETGWYYLNSRYYNPEIGRFINADGLLGQTGDLLGHNLYAYCQNNPVMLYDPSGEIAITTIILATAIIAGVGAFGYTAHQSYQETGKVDWTAATLNGLTTGMAVYSVGMLGYHVYFWGVVSLGYVPVTGFTSGGGLIYYSGYTSQQFPTNPKDFNPKGLTKNPYNNGKIIKWQENRKGKAVFEWNYKHGPNQSDHYHITPDGKSRLVHPLTGDTHIYPGDPIPIEFHKYFTGR
- a CDS encoding type II toxin-antitoxin system RelE/ParE family toxin; translation: MEQVNNNYTVMISKRATQMLVNHAIFLSQVNEDAAEHLVISFENASKTLEQMPQRCPWLIGEFIPRNVYRYLIFEKRYMLIYQIKDNKVYVDYVLDCRQDYEWLFQ